In Penaeus vannamei isolate JL-2024 chromosome 13, ASM4276789v1, whole genome shotgun sequence, the sequence ATTTTGGGGTCTTTTAGTAGAATCATGATTATATACAGCCTACCCTTATGATTACCAAAAATAATTAGGAAGGTTTTATATATGTGGTATTTAACCTATTGGATCCAGTTTCTTGACTGCCGTCGTGTGGCCCAAAatatgggcattaggcttacGTGAGAGGGGACACTCTGCAAGGTGTGCAGCTTCTAAGCTGGGTGCTAAGAAACACTCTTGTGCAATGACAAAACTCCATGACTCCTTTTTGCAAtgatattttgtctttttcagtataatttttttttagctttttgtcattttccattgtctatatttgtcatttgatttcatCTATCCAGGTACTactgcaatgatagtaataagtaacattttgtaattgttgtgtattttttttttttccataatattcaattttctataATATAACCTGTGCCACTGGTCCTGTGCATAGAAATGGTGCCCTCCCTGTAGTTGGAACTCTTCCAGTTATGGCTCACAACCATTACATTCCCCacatttatcaatggaaataatggaaaagccccttcctaaatgctaaatgagtctaatcaccctccaagagctttgtgtgCTTGTGGCAAGTCTttcctgtcaccctggccttcagccaaaatctgaccctcaagccaaattttgtTAGGACATGATGGTCACGTCATCTGGATCTTAGGGGTTAATGTCAAATTATATAGATGCCTTATGAATTgctatattagaaaaaaaaagtcagaattcTTCATCACAGAAACCTTGAACCTGTTGCattatggagggggtggggaaagttaCCAATGAGTTGGCCAAACTACAGGCTTACTTTTCTCAAGCAAGAGCCAGTTTAGGGgattttgcatttgtgtgtgtgtgtgtgtgtgtgtgtgtggtgtgtgtgtgtgtgtgtgtgtgtgtgtgtgtgtgtgtgtgtgtgagtgagtgagtgagtgagtgagtgagtgagtgagtgagtgagtgagtgagtgagtgagtgagtgagtgagtgagtgagtgagtgagtgagtgagtgagtgagtgagtgagtgagagagtgagagagagagagagagagagagagagagagagagagagagagagagagagagagagagagagatgcatcccCTCCCTGGATTCTTTATTCAACATTTCACATGAGGTTTTCACACAACTTTGGAAGGCTATCTTCAAGTGAACATGTGGCTCACAGCTTTTTTGCATTGTTCAGTACCTTGTAGAATATAGTCAAAGCTTCACAGAGCATCAAGATAATCTTGATGCAAGTGGTAAAAGCAAAAACCCAGCCATCAATCTTGTTTTGATACCCGGGTGCAACagatttacatttttttgttttcagaATGCactgatatgcacatatatgtgaaGATGTTCATCTTTACAGACCACTAATCTGAAAGGTTCATAAAATAAAATTCTAATACTTTCTTACAGGTCATATGCATCAAGTTCCACTACCTAGCATATATATTAAGGACTctagaaaaagaaattaagaaatttgAAAGCTCAAAGGAAAAGAATACTAGCGAGAAGGACTGCCCAATATTTGAGAGCATCATCAAGAAGTGGCTGCGAGGCAGAGAGTATGATGGCATTGAGGAGCACATGGAGTATTATATAAGAGATGCGATCAAGTCCTTCCCTTATGTGGAGATGCCCCTCTTCATCCAGTTGGTGAGGAACATGACAGGGAAGTTAGGAGACTCATGGGCCTTGGGAGTGCTAAGTGGGTGCATCAATGGGCAAAGGGCATTCCAGGACGACAAATCTTGCTCGACCTGTGGTGAGGAGAAAAAGGATGCCAAAAAGTGTGCCAAGTGCAAGATGGTCCAATACTGTGATCGGGTCTGCCAGAAACTCCACTGGACCAACCACAAGAAGTTTTGCAGCAGGCTTTTAGAAGATTATGAAAGGCAGCAGAAgctgttggaggaggagaagaagaaggaagaggaggaaaagaagaaagtcaGCCAAGAGTCAAGTGGAGTAGCTATTAAGAAAGAGGGAACAACGTCAGACCCTGATAACAAAGATTTAACCAACAAGACAGAAAATTTAGAGATTTCTTAAGTAAAAGCAATGAACTGTTTAACATTTTATTAAGATCCATTTTACAATTAGAGGAATACTACCTCATACTTACTTCATCAAACATTGCCAAAGATATAGAAGTTACATTATGTGGAGGTGATGAAGATGTTTTATAATAAATGCAGCATTCCAAAATCAGTAGAAGGAAAATCTGAGTCTGAAAAATTGTATATATGATTTCTTAGTCATGAATTCTCAACTTACATTTATGTTCCCATGCATATCTTCATGCTTttccaaaaaggaagaaagaaccaTTATAATATCTGCCAAGATATTAATTTGTAAAGTATGTTAGTATCAGTACATAATTTTACAATTTTTTTGTTGTAATGGTTTGATGTCAGAATAGTTGCATCTGCTATAATAACAgtattctttctcatcttttataTCAAAGGAATTGGTTATCAAAAGATATTTTCCCCCATGTTAATGTTGATGCAGTTGTTTACAGAATAAGTAATTGCATTTAAAATTTTTATCTATGTCTTTTGACCTATGTCTTTTGCATGTAGCCTTTACTTTTATCACAATCTAGGTTTGAGTGTGTGCAAAATTTCAAACTCGGAGAGAATCTTTCTACAAATAATCCAAATATAAATTGCCTTGGATACATAAAGAATACTAGACATGCTTACTGGAAccataatatttatgtattttatgagCATATGAAAGTACCTCAATATGTTCCCATAAAGTTTCCCAGTAAAATTTATCTACATATACCAtgagttctttttccttttgcgaTTCTtagtttattgatattttatgtCTACCTTCAAGTAACTTTGTATACCTGATTAACACTTTATTAAAAGAGATAAAATAATCTAATGCAGGGTGTCAAACATGCATCCCTTGGGCACATTTGCTATTTCAGTCCTACAACCAGCCATTTTACAAAATTAATTAAAGCAGTCCCTCAACTTTTAAGATAATTActtacacttttttatttttttctattctgtttttgTAATGAATTTGATAACTAAGGGGTGTCATACTCATGGTTGTCGGCTAATTGTGTTCCCTAAGATGACCATAAGTAGTCCGCAGTATGACAAGAATTGTTACCCTGTGAAATTATGATCACcatgagagaaaataaagtcATAGACAATTTACtgccattgttatcactatttaaAAGAAACATACAAGTACATTATATAAGTTTTAGTAACATAAGCCCGTTGGCCCTCAAGATATTAGCTGTAGGGAGAATTGGCCCGTGAAGGACTTTGAATGTGACACACCCTGATCAAAtcattatttatgaatgaataaatgattatgaGGTTTCATTCTCTGGTAAGCTCAAATTTAAAGAAACAGTTATTTCATACACTCAGTTAACATTTTCTGTTTTCAAATCAAAAGTTGACATGAAAATGTCtaatttgcttttcattttatcttgtaaaatattattgatgaatggttttgtttattgttattgttattattattatcactattagtattgatattatgttgttattatttttatgttattcaaattattctcattatcattgttatgattattataattattatgattactatatgcatatatattaatgtgtgtgtgtgtgtgtgtgtgtgtgtgtgtgtgtgtgtgttattttgtatgtgtgtaaatgtgtgatatatatatatatatatatatatatatatatatatatatatatatatatatatatatatgtatatatcatattttatatatatatataaaatatgatatatatatatatatatatatatatatatacatatatatatatatatatatatatcatatatatatatatatatatatatatatatatatatatatatatatatatatatatatattacatttatatgtatataaatagaaatatattctataaaaaaatatatatttatctatctatctatatataatatatagtaaataaataaatatgtatatatatgtatatatatatatatatatatatatatatgtatatgtatatatatatgtatatatatatatatatatatatatatatatatatatatatatatatatatatatatatataatatatggtatataaatatatatatatatatacatatatatatatatatacatatatatatatatatatatatatatatatatatatatatatatatatacatatttatttatttactatatattatatatagatagatagataaatatatattttttatagaatatatttctatttatatacatataaatgtaatatatatatatatatatatatatatatatatatatatatatataaaatatgatatatacatatatatatatacatatatatatatatatttatatatatatatatatatatatatatatatatatttatatttatacactatatttttttatagaatatatttatatacatatacatataaatataaatatatatatatatatatatatatatatatatatatatatatatatatatatatatatatatatatatttatatttatgtatattatatatgttattcaaattattctcattatcattgttatgattattataattattatgattactatatgcatatatatatatatgtgtgtgtgtgtgtgtgtgtgtgtgtgtgtgtgttattttgtatgtgtgtaaatgtgtgatatgtatatatatatatatatatatatatatatatatatatatatatatatatatatatgtatatatcatattttatatatatgtatatatatatatatatatatatatatatatatatatatatatatatatatatatatatatatatatatatatatatatattatattttatatatatgtatatatatatatatatatgtatatatcatattttatatatatgtatatatatatatatacatatatatatatatatatatatatatatatatatacacacatatatatatatatacatatatttatatatatacatatatatacatatctatatatataaatatatttatatatatatatatgtatatatatatatatatatatatatatatatatatatatatatatatatctgtgtgtgtgtgtgtatatatatatatatatatatatatgtatatatatgtatatatatatgtatatatatatatgtataaattttatatatatatatataatatatataaattatatatatatatatatatatatatatatataatatatatataaattatttatatatatatatatatatatatatgtatatatatatatatatatatatgtatatatcatattttatatttatatataaaatatgatatatatatatatatatatatatatatatatatatatatataaatatatatatatataaatatatatatatgtatatatatgtaaatatgtatatatgtatatatatatatatatatatatatttatataccatatactatatatatatatatatatatatatatatatatataaatataccatatattatatatatatatatatatatatatatatatacatatatatatacatatatatatatatatatacatatttatttatttactatatattatatatagatagatagataaatatatttttttatagaatatatttctatttatatacatacatatatatatatatatatatatatatatatatatatatatatatatatatatatatgtatgtatataaatagaaatatattctataaaaaaatatatttatctatctatctatatataatatatagtaaataaataaatatgtatatatatatatatatatatatgtatatatatatgtatatatatatatatatatatatatatatatatatatatatatatatatatggtatataaatatatatatatatatatatatatatatatatatatatatatatagtatatggtatataaatatatatatatatatatatatatatatatatatatatatatatatatatatatatatatatatatatatatatatacatagatatgtatatacatatatacatatatatatatttatatatatatatatttatatatatatatatatatatatatatatatatatatatatatatatatttatatactatatttttttatagaatatatttctatttatatacatataaatgtaaatatatatatatatatatatatatatatatatatatatatatatatatatatatatatatatatatgtatatatatatatatatttatatttatatatattataaatgtatatatatttttatgaatatatatatgtgtgtgtgtgtgtgtgtgtgtgtggtgtgtgtgtgtgtgtgtgtgtgtgtgtgtgtgtgtgtgtgtgtgtgtgtgtgtgtgtgtgtgtgtgtgtgtgtgtgtgtgtgtgcgtgtgtgtgtgtgcatgtgtgtgtgtatgtgtgtgtgcatgtgtgtgtgtgtgtgtgtgtgtgtgtgtgtgtttgtgtgtgtgtgggtgtatatatgttattatttatgtatacacacgcacacatatttatgtatgtttatatatatatatatatatatatatatatatatatatatatatatatatatatatatatatgtctgtgtgtgtgtgtgtgtgtgtttatatatatatatatatctatatatatatatatatatgtatatatatgtatatatatatgtatgtacgtatatatatagatagatatagatatatatatagaaagatatataaagatatatatgtatatatatacatatatatatatacctacatttatatatatacatatttatatatatatatatatgtatatatatattatttatatatattatatatatatatatttatttatttatatacatatatatatatatatgtatatatatatatatatatatatatatatgtatatatatatatatatatatatatttatatatatatatatatatatatatatatatatatatatatatatatatgtatatgtatatatgtacatatttatatatatacatatttatatatatatatgtatatattatatatatatattatatatatatatatgtgtatatatatatttatatacatatatatatatatatatatatatatatatatatatatatatatatatatatatgtgtgtgtgtgtgtgtgtgtgtgtgtgtgtgtgtgtgtgtgtgtgtgtgtgtgtgtgtgtatgcatatatatatagatagatagatagatagatagatatagatatatatagatacagatatatatatattatatatatagatatagatatagatatatattatgtatagatatagatataggtacatattatatatagatatagatatagatatagatagatatatattatatataactatagatatatatattatatatatacatatatatatatatatacatatacatataaccaatatatatatatatatatatatatatatatatatatatatatacatatatatatatatatatatatatatatatatatacatatatatatatatgtatatatatatatatatatatatatatatatatatacatgtacatatatacatatatatatatacatgtatatacatatatatacatatatatatatacatatatatatatatacatatacatatatacatatatatatatatatatatatatatattatgtatatatatattatgtatatatatatgtatatatatatatatatatgtatatatatgtatatatatatatatatatatttatatatatatatgtatatatatgcatatgtatgtatatatatatatatatatatatatatatatatatatatatatatatatatatatatatgtgtgtgtgtgtgtgtgtgtgtgtgtgtgtgtatatatgcatgtatatgtatatatatatatatatatatatatatatatatatatatatacatatatatatatatatatatatatatacatatatatatatatatatatatatatatatatatatatatatatatatatatatagatatatatatatatatatatatttatatatatatatatatatgcacagctgTATAAACATTCTCCTTCAGCCATGAAAAGTCCGTTATTGGACAAAGACCTTTCCCAATCTGCACCACCTTTGTAGGTCTTGTGCCATTCAAGGTCTATATAGATCATTGGAGCATTCGTAGTTCAAATTGATCGAATTTGGCGTGCTCAGTCTAACAGCTAGTCTTTTAATGACCACTATAGTTTGCACCATAGGGAGAAAAGTGCCGTACTCTACCACGCTGGCACAGAGCTGGTTGGTAGCAGTGGATGTGGTCTTCGTCTGGAATCTCTGATTCAACCTTACCAACCTTTCCATCATCGCTGGACGTCGTTGGCATAGCTTGATCAATGGAGTCATCCTCGATCCTCGCTAGCCTCGCCATCGTCGGCATAGTGCCATTTCCCCGGCGGggatatatactcatacatgtactgcatatatactgtttgtgtgtatgtatatatatatatatatatatatatatatatatatatatatatatatatatatatatatatatatatatttatatatatatatatgtgtgtgtgtgtgtgtgtgtgtatatacatatatatttatttatctatctatatatatttatttatatgatatatatatatatatatatatatatattcatatatattatatatatatatatatatatatattatatatatgtatatatatgtatatatttatatacatatataaatgtttgtatatgtgtgcatatatatatgagtatatatatatcgtatacctatatgaatagatagatatacatacatataaatatatagatagatagatatatacatacctacatacatacctacatacatacatacacacacacacacacacacacacacacacacacacacacacacacacacactcacacacacacactcacacacacacacacacacacacacacacacacacacacacacacacacacacacacacagacatatatatatatatatatatatatatatatatatatacatacataaatatgtgtgcgtgtgtatacatatatatttacatatatacacacgcacacacacaaacacacacacacacacacacacacacacacacacacacacacacacacacatacacacacacacacacacacacacacacacacacatatatatatatatatatatatatatatatatatatatgtatatatataagtacatatatatatatatatatatatatatatatgaaaaag encodes:
- the LOC113813684 gene encoding ankyrin repeat and MYND domain-containing protein 2; protein product: MAGEEDEQQAPQPEIIRLVGQSDVNGVKNLLLRGEAKTEETDGSGMTALHHAAYKGNAELCKLLIEHGADINSDSHDHRYSPLHFAALSGSTATVQHLLTAGAKTYYTNTLGRTAAQMAAFVGNHAVVALINNYVPLEAVTYYTKPMGLEKEAKLSTEVANPLYDLIMQVNLHPVRVAMYLERSEVIRKHISSAYKVLDLMCEKESKRPEGVNEVICIKFHYLAYILRTLEKEIKKFESSKEKNTSEKDCPIFESIIKKWLRGREYDGIEEHMEYYIRDAIKSFPYVEMPLFIQLVRNMTGKLGDSWALGVLSGCINGQRAFQDDKSCSTCGEEKKDAKKCAKCKMVQYCDRVCQKLHWTNHKKFCSRLLEDYERQQKLLEEEKKKEEEEKKKVSQESSGVAIKKEGTTSDPDNKDLTNKTENLEIS